A single Primulina eburnea isolate SZY01 chromosome 11, ASM2296580v1, whole genome shotgun sequence DNA region contains:
- the LOC140805083 gene encoding probable protein S-acyltransferase 16, protein MERGFAFSFHVGLVMAAFTFVYLMTMLVFIDRWFGLGSLLGMFNAVVYTSLAILCAASYRLAMLTDPGRVPASFLPNTEDSEAAIREIKRKGGEVRFCQKCSQHKPPRTHHCRICNRCVLRMDHHCVWINNCVGHANHKYFFVLVVYAQVACLYSLVLLFGSLTADHGEDASKLFFCITYFIPGLSFISLSFALIALLCWNIYLVTHNKTQIEYFEGVRSMCAKKGGPVYSNPYDIGARKNMSSILGPTVLDWICPTTKHIGTGLRFPTKYDELLQAHTPE, encoded by the exons ATGGAGCGTGGGTTCGCATTCTCGTTTCACGTAGGTTTGGTCATGGCTGCGTTCACTTTCGTCTACCTCATGACGATGCTGGTGTTCATCGACAGGTGGTTCGGGCTGGGTTCATTGCTCGGCATGTTCAATGCTGTCGTTTATACGTCCTTGGCTATTTTGTGCGCCGCTTCTTACCGGCTCGCCATGCTCACTGACCCGGGTCGGGTCCCCGCATCTTTCCTGCCGAATACTGAGGATTCTGAGGCTGCTATCAGAGAGATCAAGCGAAAG GGTGGAGAAGTGAGATTCTGCCAAAAGTGCTCTCAGCATAAGCCTCCCCGAACCCATCATTGCCGGATATGCAACAGATGCGTTTTGCGCATG GATCACCACTGCGTTTGGATAAATAATTGTGTGGGCCATGCAAATCATAAGTACTTCTTTGTGCTAGTTGTTTATGCTCAGGTTGCATGTCTGTACTCCCTG GTCTTGCTTTTCGGCAGTTTGACTGCAGACCATGGGGAAGATGCTAGCAAGCTATTTTTCTGTATCACATAT TTCATACCGGGGTTATCGTTTATCTCTTTAAGTTTCGCTCTGATTGCTCTTCTTTGCTGGAACATATATCTTGTAACCCACAACAAGACTCAAATCGAG TATTTTGAAGGCGTGAGATCTATGTGTGCGAAGAAAGGAGGACCCGTCTATTCAAATCCTTACGATATCGGTGCACGCAAGAATATGAGCTCG ATTCTGGGACCAACTGTTCTTGACTGGATATGCCCCACGACCAAACATATCGGCACCGGCCTTCGTTTTCCGACAAAGTATGATGAACTCCTCCAAGCGCACACTCCAGAATAA
- the LOC140804546 gene encoding laccase-17-like, producing MGASAFQLLVSLALMTLLLLCSIPHQAQAITRHYDFNIKMHNVRRLCHTKRIVTVNGKFPGPRILAREGDRLLVKVTNHVPDNITIHWHGIRQLRNGWADGPAYITQCPIQTGQSYVYNFTIVGQRGTFFWHAHISWLRSTLYGPIIVLPKHNESYPFVKPYKTVPIIFGEWFNADTEAIISQALRTGGGPNVSDAYTINGLPGPLYNCSAKDTFKLRVKPGKTYLLRMINAALNDELFFSIANHSLTVVDADAVYVKPFETDTILIAPGQTTNVLLRTKPKFPGAAFFMIARPYVTGLETFDNSTVAGILEYDTSVTSKKKLPLYKPSLPPLNDTSLAVDFAKKLRSLASPQFPANVPQKVDKRFLFTVGLGTAPCDQNQTCQGPNGTKFAASVSNISFVQPTTALLQAHFTGQSRGVYSPNFPFSPLNWFNYTGNPPNNTMVSNGTKVMVLPFNSSVELVMQDTSILGAESHPLHLHGFNFFVVGQGFGNYDPKNDPKSFNLVDPVERNTVGVPSGGWLAIRFLADNPGVWFMHCHLEIHTSWGLKMAWLVLDGKLPNQKLLPPPSDLPKC from the exons ATGGGTGCctcagcatttcagttattggTTTCACTTGCTTTAatgacattattattattatgttcgATTCCTCATCAGGCACAAGCCATCACTAGGCATTATGACTTCAAT ATCAAGATGCACAATGTTAGACGATTATGCCACACGAAAAGAATCGTTACTGTGAATGGAAAATTTCCGGGACCTCGAATTTTAGCTAGGGAAGGCGATCGCCTGCTAGTAAAAGTCACTAACCACGTTCCCGACAATATCACCATCCATTG GCATGGGATTAGACAGCTGCGGAATGGTTGGGCAGATGGACCTGCATACATTACACAATGCCCCATCCAAACAGGACAGAGCTATGTGTACAATTTCACAATTGTTGGCCAAAGGGGAACCTTCTTTTGGCATGCACATATTTCTTGGCTGAGATCAACTCTTTACGGTCCTATAATTGTTCTCCCAAAGCATAACGAGTCTTACCCTTTCGTAAAACCCTATAAGACAGTCCCTATCATATTTG GAGAATGGTTCAATGCTGATACCGAGGCCATAATCAGCCAAGCTCTACGGACTGGCGGCGGCCCCAACGTCTCCGATGCCTATACCATCAACGGACTTCCGGGGCCCTTATATAACTGTTCAGCCAAAG ATACATTCAAATTGAGAGTTAAGCCTGGAAAAACCTACCTTCTCCGTATGATCAACGCTGCACTCAACGACGAACTTTTCTTCAGCATCGCAAACCACAGCCTCACAGTAGTTGATGCAGATGCCGTCTACGTTAAGCCCTTTGAGACAGACACGATACTCATCGCCCCTGGACAGACGACAAACGTACTTCTCAGAACAAAACCAAAGTTTCCAGGCGCCGCCTTTTTTATGATCGCAAGACCCTACGTTACAGGTCTGGAAACATTCGACAACTCCACTGTTGCCGGGATATTAGAATATGATACTTCTGTTACCTCAAAGAAGAAACTCCCACTTTACAAACCAAGCTTACCTCCTCTAAATGACACTTCTTTAGCCGTGGATTTCGCGAAAAAACTCCGCAGCTTAGCCTCCCCTCAGTTCCCTGCAAATGTACCGCAAAAAGTAGATAAACGTTTCTTGTTCACAGTAGGATTAGGGACGGCTCCCTGTGATCAGAACCAGACGTGTCAGGGTCCGAATGGAACGAAATTTGCGGCATCTGTTAGTAATATATCATTCGTTCAGCCCACAACTGCGCTTCTCCAGGCTCATTTTACGGGGCAATCAAGAGGAGTTTACAGCCCGAATTTCCCCTTCAGTCCATTAAACTGGTTTAACTACACAGGGAATCCTCCAAATAATACAATGGTGAGCAATGGGACAAAGGTTATGGTTTTGCCCTTTAACAGTAGTGTGGAGTTGGTGATGCAGGATACGAGCATTCTTGGGGCTGAGAGCCACCCCCTTCATCTCCACGGATTCAATTTCTTTGTGGTGGGTCAAGGGTTCGGTAATTATGACCCGAAGAATGACCCGAAGAGCTTCAATCTTGTTGACCCGGTTGAGAGGAATACTGTTGGGGTGCCTTCTGGTGGATGGCTTGCAATTCGGTTCTTAGCAGATAATCCAG GGGTATGGTTCATGCATTGCCACCTGGAAATCCACACGAGCTGGGGTTTGAAGATGGCATGGCTTGTATTGGATGGAAAGCTTCCAAATCAAAAGCTTCTTCCTCCGCCGTCCGATCTTCCCAAATGCTAA
- the LOC140804883 gene encoding thaumatin-like protein, which yields MFDFPFLLSVLLAIFLFLSGTNGIGYQLIVVNNCKESIWPGILGGAGHLTPKNGGFHLISGQEAVIDVPQKWSGRIWGRQHCNFTANGQGFCATGDCSGKIHCHGLGGTPPATVVEMTLGTSSSPLHFYDVSLVDGFNLPVSMKPIGGGIGCGMASCGVDLNLCCPSALEVRVGGKVVGCKSACLAMQSAKYCCTGEFSNPKSCKPTLFAHLFKAICPRAYSYAFDDSSSLNKCRASRYVITFCPSK from the exons ATGTTCGATTTCCCATTTCTGCTCTCCGTTCTACTTGCCATTTTCCTTTTTCTCAGTGGCACAA ATGGCATTGGATACCAACTCATAGTAGTAAACAACTGCAAGGAGAGTATATGGCCGGGAATCTTAGGCGGTGCGGGGCATCTAACCCCGAAAAATGGTGGTTTCCATCTCATCAGCGGTCAAGAAGCAGTCATCGACGTGCCCCAAAAATGGTCAGGCAGAATATGGGGAAGACAACACTGCAACTTCACCGCGAATGGGCAAGGCTTTTGCGCAACAGGCGACTGCTCGGGCAAGATACACTGCCACGGTCTTGGTGGCACCCCACCAGCAACCGTGGTGGAAATGACACTGGGCACGTCAAGTTCACCCCTCCATTTCTACGATGTTAGCCTAGTTGATGGCTTCAACTTGCCCGTCTCGATGAAGCCCATCGGTGGAGGGATCGGTTGTGGCATGGCATCATGTGGGGTCGACTTGAACTTATGCTGCCCCTCGGCGTTGGAGGTTAGGGTGGGGGGCAAGGTGGTGGGGTGCAAGAGTGCGTGCTTGGCTATGCAATCGGCCAAGTATTGCTGCACCGGGGAATTTTCGAATCCCAAAAGTTGCAAACCAACGCTTTTTGCGCATTTGTTTAAGGCGATTTGCCCGAGGGCTTATAGTTATGCGTTCGATGATTCTTCGAGCCTTAATAAGTGCAGGGCTTCGCGGTATGTTATTACATTCTGCCCTTCAAAATAA